The genomic DNA CCACGGGCAGCCCGTGGAAGTTCGTGTTGTCCATCATGAAGCCCATGGACTCCACGAAGGCGAGCGCCTCGGCCTCGTCGTGCTGGTAGTCCTCGGTGCTCGTGCCACGCCGGCCCGGCACGTAGACGGCACAATCCTGGGCCTCGGAGAGGAACAGGTAGATGAAGACGGCGAAGCCCCCCGCGCCACGCAGCCCCAGCACGAACGCCTGCGCGGGCCCCGCTGGCTTGGAGGGAATGGCCAGATGGGGCGAGTTGATGGACTGGTGCAACACCAGCACCTGCTCCCGGCTCGCCGGCAGACCTCGGAACCTCTCGTCGATGAAGAACACGTTGGGCGGCCATCCCCACGCTAGCGCGTGATGAGGGAAAACTCCTCGGACACGTCCTCCGCCTCCGCCGAGGAGCGCTGGAAGCGGATGAGCGGACTGTCGATCATCACCTTGCCGCCGCCCTCGTTGCCCTCGCCGATGATGACCTTGAACACGTGCTGGGCAGATTCGCTCCGTCGCGGCGGGGACGCCACTTTGTGCGCCATGAACAGCAGGGTGTTCTTTCCCGGCTTGAGGTAGCGCGTGAGCTCGGTGATGACCTGCTCCTCGCCGTTGCGCAGCTTGCGCACCCAGACGGAGTTGATGAACAGGTCGATGTCGAACCCCGACATCCCCGTCACGGACTGCTCGGTCACCAGCCAATAGCGCTTCGTGAGACGGGCCGACGCCGAGTCCACTGGCGCGGGCGCGGGCGGGGGGGTCGCCACCGGAGCGGGCGTGGGAGGCGCGGGGGGCGTGGCGGGAACCACCGGAGCCGGGGCGGGCGCGGAGGCAGGCGCCATCTTGACGGAGTAGCCCGGGGCCTGGATGTGGACGTTGCCCTGCTCGTCGATGCGGACGGAGGAGACCTTCTCGAAGGTCTGGTTCGTCAAGCCATCGATGCGCACTCCGTTGAGGAACACCGA from Melittangium boletus DSM 14713 includes the following:
- a CDS encoding social motility and stimulation tgl protein — protein: MFFIDERFRGLPASREQVLVLHQSINSPHLAIPSKPAGPAQAFVLGLRGAGGFAVFIYLFLSEAQDCAVYVPGRRGTSTEDYQHDEAEALAFVESMGFMMDNTNFHGLPVDQQDELLKTLPLFYKDPKLAPGAAKSRAEGKRTASTNLGRLLASF